The following are encoded in a window of Castanea sativa cultivar Marrone di Chiusa Pesio chromosome 9, ASM4071231v1 genomic DNA:
- the LOC142608722 gene encoding subtilisin-like protease SBT4.15, translating into MFRNLLLLVFSLCLVTTLVHGSNDNERKEYIVYMGGLQGAGTSALVDHHNMLLTAIGDEEVARESKLYTYRKSFNGFVAKLLPHEVKRLSAENRVVSVFPSTVRKLHTTRTWDFLGLSETLSRENAKRESDIVIGLLDSGIWPEAPSFDDRGYGPVPIKWRGKCVNFTGCNRKVVGAKYFNLNQDYSDRDTPSPIDDTGHGTHTSSTAAGVFAKDASLYGLGTGTARGGVPSARIAMYKVCWDSGCSDSDVLAAFDEAIADGVDLISASMGGPSRSFFEDPIAIGSFHAMKKGILTSCSAGNDGPAASTVENVAPWIMTVAASGIDRQFRTVATLGNGKYFSGISINTFSPEKKMYPLTSGALAANVSERYGNASACDFGTLDQNEVMGKIVYCLGSNGQDYTIKRAGGAGAIMMLDSDTDTAYSTVIPGTSIFPRDSKLIEQYISSTKNPQAVIQKTININVSAPFVASFSSRGPQIISLNILKPDISAPGVDILAAYSTLTTTTGYPNDDRHTVFNIISGTSMACPHASAAAVYVKSFHPDWSPAAVKSALMTTATSMKIIEEDAELGSGSGQINPTQAVNPGLIYDISMSDYISFLCKEGYNHTAIGLIVGGTDKIDCSKFKPAQGTDGLNYPTMYTQLHSNSTSISATFYRTVTNVGYATSVYTSKVTSLSGLLVKVIPETLKFSKLNESQSFTVEVKGSLEPTGSKLLSALLEWSDSKYNVKSHIVILRPLAD; encoded by the exons ATGTTCCGAAATCTACTTCTGCTTGTTTTTAGTCTGTGTCTTGTAACAACGTTGGTCCATGGATCAAATGACAATGAAAGAAAG GAATATATTGTCTACATGGGAGGACTGCAAGGTGCTGGAACTTCTGCGTTGGTCGACCACCACAACATGCTTTTGACGGCAATTGGAGA TGAGGAAGTTGCAAGAGAATCCAAACTATATACCTACAGAAAGAGCTTCAATGGGTTTGTAGCCAAGCTCTTGCCTCATGAAGTAAAGAGATTATCAG CTGAAAACAGGGTTGTATCAGTTTTTCCAAGCACAGTGCGCAAACTTCACACAACGAGAACATGGGACTTCTTAGGATTGTCTGAAACACTGAGTCGAGAAAACGCTAAAAGAGAGAGCGATATTGTTATTGGCCTCTTGGATTCag GAATTTGGCCCGAAGCTCCTAGTTTTGATGACAGAGGCTATGGACCTGTCCCAATTAAATGGAGAGGCAAATGTGTAAACTTCACTGGCTGCAACAG AAAGGTGGTAGGTGCAAAATACTTCAATTTGAACCAAGATTATTCTGATCGAGATACTCCAAGTCCAATTGATGACACCGGTCATGGCACTCATACTTCATCCACTGCAGCCGGTGTATTTGCCAAGGATGCAAGCCTCTATGGTCTAGGCACAGGCACCGCACGTGGTGGCGTGCCATCGGCGCGTATTGCCATGTACAAGGTGTGCTGGGATAGTGGTTGTAGTGACTCAGACGTTTTGGCTGCGTTTGATGAAGCCATTGCTGATGGGGTGGACTTGATATCAGCCTCCATGGGTGGTCCATCCAGGTCCTTTTTTGAAGACCCTATTGCCATTGGATCTTTTCATGCAATGAAGAAGGGGATTCTGACTTCCTGCTCTGCTGGGAATGATGGACCTGCTGCTTCAACAGTGGAGAATGTTGCTCCATGGATAATGACCGTGGCTGCTTCTGGCATTGATAGGCAGTTTAGGACTGTGGCTACTCTGGGTAATGGCAAGTACTTTTCT GGAATTTCAATCAATACATTTTCACCAGAAAAAAAGATGTACCCACTAACAAGTGGAGCCCTTGCAGCTAATGTTAGTGAACGCTATGGGAATGCCAG TGCTTGTGATTTTGGGACACTAGACCAGAATGAGGTGATGGGAAAGATAGTGTACTGCCTGGGAAGCAACGGCCAGGATTACACCATCAAAAGGGCCGGTGGCGCGGGAGCAATCATGATGCTTGATTCTGACACAGATACAGCCTACTCCACTGTCATCCCTGGGACCTCTATTTTCCCCAGGGACAGCAAATTGATTGAGCAGTATATTAGTTCCACCAA GAACCCTCAGGCTGTAATACAAAAGACAATTAATATTAATGTTAGTGCTCCCTTTGTGGCTTCTTTCTCATCTAGAGGTCCTCAAATAATCTCACTCAACATCCTTAAG CCTGATATTTCAGCACCAGGAGTAGACATATTAGCTGCTTATTCAAcactaacaacaacaacagggtATCCGAATGATGATCGGCACACAGTATTCAACATAATATCAGGAACATCTATGGCTTGCCCTCATGCATCAGCAGCTGCTGTTTATGTCAAGTCCTTCCATCCTGACTGGTCACCTGCTGCAGTCAAATCTGCTCTCATGACTACTG CCACTTCTATGAAAATCATAGAAGAAGACGCAGAGCTGGGTTCCGGATCAGGACAAATAAACCCAACACAGGCAGTGAACCCTGGACTCATCTATGACATTTCCATGAGCGACTATATCAGTTTCCTATGCAAAGAAGGCTACAACCACACAGCAATTGGCCTAATTGTTGGGGGCACAGATAAAATTGACTGCTCCAAATTCAAGCCAGCACAAGGCACTGATGGCCTTAACTACCCAACTATGTATACCCAGCTCCACAGTAACAGTACAAGTATCTCGGCCACCTTCTACCGGACCGTGACTAACGTAGGATATGCCACGTCGGTGTACACGTCGAAGGTGACATCACTAAGTGGTCTACTTGTGAAAGTTATCCCAGAAACTTTGAAGTTCAGCAAGTTGAATGAGAGCCAGTCTTTCACGGTTGAGGTGAAAGGCAGTTTAGAGCCAACTGGGAGTAAGCTACTCTCGGCTTTGCTAGAGTGGAGTGACTCTAAATACAATGTTAAGAGCCATATCGTTATCCTTAGGCCACTAGCTGACTAG
- the LOC142608723 gene encoding uncharacterized protein LOC142608723, translating to MTFANKYMDQTVASLQQCEKICTGVFKEPEKDEQDPSKTDSKDEQDSELPKPTPNRTTSYASFGFRKSRRNLTEAEKEERRIRRVLANRESARQTIRRRQALCEELTRKSAGLQWENENLKREKELALKKYQSLETTNKLLKVQMVKAIKVEVGETPPEHKPADVATSTSSSSNCPLFLFTRPPLMPVFWPSIIPSQNPVPSLHGRLSATVIPSNIDMPEKKQESAIYPNKKLTNAVAASKARKRRKELTKLKNLNGRQCRMHC from the exons ATGACTTTTGCTAATAAGTAtatg GATCAAACAGTAGCAAGTCTGCAGCAATGTGAAAAGATATGCACAGGTGTATTTAAAGAACCAGAAAAAGACGAGCAGGACCCAAGCAAGACAGATTCAAAGGATGAGCAGGATTCAGAATTGCCTAAACCAACTCCCAACCGTACGACGAGTTATGCATCATTTGGTTTCCGTAAATCAAGACGAAATTTAACTGAG GCTGAAAAGGAAGAACGGAGAATTCGTAGGGTATTAGCAAACAGAGAATCAGCCAGGCAGACCATTCGCCGTAGGCAG GCTCTTTGTGAGGAGTTAACCAGAAAATCTGCTGGCCTACAatgggagaatgaaaatttgaagcGG GAAAAGGAGCTGGCTTTGAAAAAGTATCAGTCCTTGGAGACCACAAATAAACTCTTAAAAG TGCAGATGGTAAAGGCAATAAAGGTTGAGGTTGGGGAAACTCCACCTGAGCATAAGCCAGCTGATGTTGCAACCTCTACCTCTTCATCTTCAAATTGCCCTTTGTTCTTGTTTACCCGTCCTCCTCTTATGCCTGTTTTCTGGCCTTCCATCATTCCATCTCAAAATCCTGTTCCATCATTACATGGGAGACTAAGTGCCACTGTCATTCCGTCAAACATTGACATGCCAG AAAAGAAGCAAGAATCAGCCATTTACCCAAATAAGAAGCTAACGAACGCGGTTGCTGCATCAAAAGCGAGAAAGAGGAGGAAGGAACTGACAAAGCTAAAGAATCTCAATGGCCGTCAATGTCGAATGCATTGTTGA